Proteins encoded by one window of Cloeon dipterum chromosome 2, ieCloDipt1.1, whole genome shotgun sequence:
- the LOC135938062 gene encoding uncharacterized protein LOC135938062, with amino-acid sequence MANNVNESLNSLGSTLLARRKRLPSPENVVVILPDESCFEYAVPEKSKKARTEVKVNWSKEQTDALIQEYKENQIELEKPDTNKGTIWDGIAQRLNLKFGSVHVSENCMAKWRSLKNTFKKVEFSSRGPASKKKWAFYEVMCSILGDEVRDPEPRRYYNSNASIINEMPTLSHTPTRAEPTQPTIKIITEPTAVLSTLNPTASQEELHYPIWFKQFYQAYRKNEEMKIAMLAKIRTDIKTMADRQCAAIEQLARVLSKDSV; translated from the exons ATGGCCAACAACGTAAACGAATCGCTCAATTCTTTAGGGTCGACGCTCCTGGCGAGAAGGAAGCGATTGCCCTCACCGGAAAATGTGGTTGTCATCCTACCCGACGAGTCGTGCTTCGAATACGCCGTGCCCGAGAAGAGCAAGAAGGCGCGCACGGAAG TAAAGGTGAACTGGAGCAAGGAGCAAACAGATGCCCTCATTCAGGAGTACAAAGAAAACCAGATAGAGTTGGAAAAGCCGGACACCAACAAGGGAACGATCTGGGATGGGATCGCGCAAAGGCTGAACCTGAAGTTTGGCAGCGTCCACGTCAGTGAGAACTGCATGGCCAAATGGCGCAGTCTGAAGAACACTTTCAAGAAGGTTGAGTTCAGCAGCCGGGGCCCTGCGTCCAAGAAGAAATGGGCATTCTATGAG GTGATGTGCAGTATACTTGGGGACGAGGTGCGCGACCCCGAGCCAAGGAGGTACTACAATAGCAACGCGAGTATAATCAATGAAATGCCTACTCTGAGCCACACTCCTACTAGAGCAGAACCCACCCAGCCGACCATCAAGATCATAACAGAGCCAACTGCGGTGCTCAGTACACTTAATCCGACCGCTAGCCAAGAGGAGCTACATTACCCCATATGGTTTAAACAGTTTTACCAGGCGTATAGAAAAAACGAGGAAATGAAAATCGCTATGCTAGCCAAAATCAGGACGGACATAAAAACCATGGCTGATCGACAGTGCGCGGCCATTGAACAGTTAGCCAGAGTCCTATCCAAGGAT
- the LOC135938064 gene encoding E3 ubiquitin-protein ligase sina-like, which produces MEPNNLLELFECPVCVDYILPPIKQCQNGHLFCLPCSNKMKNCPICRITITNNRNRAMETVARSMNFPCKYQHFGCKKKVKYDEKLEHDKSCAFNPCYPCVVAQCNWRGPYHEVPLHLESEHKIITNHSEGAILFPVKGIINCQGCDQWMMSASRHGRCFVVVLSELPPDKLIALVFFVGNQQESGSYRWALEVGGSNKSIKIENMKPTSILDIKKLSVSGKNAFAFSKSDATRFSSKGTLSLMVSVTKTSGPKFTAKNS; this is translated from the exons ATGGAACCAAATAATCTTCTCGAATTATTTGAGTGTCCCGTTTGCGTGGACTACATCCTTCCGCCGATCAAGCAATGCCAAAACGGTCATTTGTTCTGCCTGCCCTGCAGTAATAAGATGAAAAACTGCCCCATCTGCCGAATCACCATCACCAACAATCGCAATCGCGCCATGGAGACC GTAGCGAGATCGATGAATTTTCCGTGCAAGTACCAACACTTTGGCTGCAAGAAGAAAGTTAAATACGATGAGAAGCTTGAGCACGACAAGAGTTGCGCTTTCAATCCTTGTTACCCCTGCGTGGTAGCTCAATGCAACTGGCGTGGTCCCTACCATGAAGTGCCACTCCATCTTGAATCTGAGCATAAAATCATTACCAATCACTCTGAAGGAGCCATTTTATTTCCTGTAAAAGGCATTATAAACTGTCAGG GCTGTGACCAATGGATGATGTCGGCAAGTCGTCATGGTCGGTGCTTTGTGGTGGTCCTCTCTGAGTTGCCCCCAGATAAGCTCATCGCCTTAGTCTTCTTCGTTGGCAATCAACAGGAATCGGGAAGCTACCGCTGGGCATTGGAGGTGGGCGGCAGCAATaagtcaataaaaatagaaaatatgaAGCCGACCTCAATCCTTGATATCAAGAAACTGAGCGTCAGCGGAAAAAATGCCTTCGCCTTCTCTAAGAGTGACGCAACACGTTTTTCCTCCAAAGGAACGCTCAGTTTGATGGTGTCCGTGACAAAAACGTCTGGTCCCAAATTTACAGCTAAAAATTCCTAA
- the LOC135938065 gene encoding E3 ubiquitin-protein ligase SIAH1A-like translates to MDANEILEQLECIVCMDYMVPPIKQCENKHSTCSPCRAQLPTCPLCRGKLTEKRNIDLEKKAILVQFPCKFNMNGCDKMLRHDEKLKHEKNCPKMPVYSCATANCNWSGSMGRLAEHMKEKHAVMHSNQCEGDIYFRVSGILNLAGSDQWIMTATRHGRDFLIMMSQLPPDKIIAFVLLVGSPSDAKRFRCRIALCNSNKRGIKNAKLSSILDIQKVRLDKNMLVFSKADAQSIANDGAIQLQVSITKN, encoded by the exons ATGGATGCCAACGAAATTTTAGAGCAGTTAGAATGTATCGTATGCATGGACTACATGGTGCCGCCGATCAAACAATGCGAGAACAAGCACTCGACCTGCTCGCCTTGCAGGGCACAGTTGCCGACGTGCCCCTTATGTAGGGGCAAACTGACTGAGAAAAGAAACATCGACTTGGAGAAA AAGGCAATATTGGTACAATTTCCGTGCAAGTTCAACATGAATGGATGCGATAAGATGTTGAGGCACGATGAAAAGCTCAAGCATGAAAAGAATTGTCCCAAGATGCCGGTTTATTCGTGTGCCACGGCGAACTGTAACTGGAGTGGGTCCATGGGCCGCTTGGCGGAACATATGAAGGAGAAGCATGCTGTCATGCATAGTAACCAGTGCGAGGGAGACATTTACTTCCGGGTTAGCGGAATATTGAACTTGGcag GTTCTGATCAATGGATAATGACAGCAACTCGCCACGGTCGAGATTTTCTGATCATGATGTCACAACTGCCACCAGATAAAATAATCGCTTTTGTCCTGCTCGTTGGTTCGCCAAGTGATGCGAAGCGTTTCCGATGCAGAATAGCGCTTTGCAACTCAAACAAACGTGGAATTAAAAACGCAAAGTTGAGCTCGATTCTCGATATCCAAAAAGTTCGCCTAGATAAAAATATGCTAGTATTTTCAAAAGCTGACGCACAGAGTATTGCCAATGATGGAGCCATCCAGCTTCAAGTGTCTatcactaaaaattaa